The Enterobacter asburiae genomic sequence CTCCGGTGTTTCTGGCGGTACAGAGGCCACAACCCGACAGTCGGGATGTACCTTGATGAGTACTCTGCCCTTTACGACCTGACGCGGAATACACTGTACGGTGATGACCTCATCACCATAAACAATGCGTAACGCTTTCATTGATGGCGATTCTTTTTCACTCATGATTTCATCAATCCAACACGCAGGATCTGGATGATGGTTTCCACAATACGGTTCACCTGGATCATTCCAGCCCCTATCTCCCGGCAGGCCGTAAACAGCAGCGGTAAAATATTTGTCTTGACCGCTTTCTCTATATCCTGAGGGTTAAGGGAATTTTCTGCCACTGCTTTGACGATAATGCTGTCCACTTCAAAGGCCAGCTTGGTCCACTTCTCCTGCACCTGAACATCGTTTACCGCAAAAACCTCAGGCAGCTCTTTTTTAAATACGCCGTAATATGCCTGAGCATGTTTGTTTACCGCTAGTGCATCCGGGATATCACTGAGCTTACGGGCTTCAACCTGCTCTTCAAACTCACGGAATAAGAGGTACTGCTTCAGTGGATGGTCGAACAGTTTTTCAGCCTCTTCGATTGCCATACGCAGGAGTTTGGAAAAGGCCTCCTGAGCATACGGGTCATCACGCAGCTCCTGCTCAATCATCTTTGTCACACGGGTTTTAATGATGTCGGTTTCATTGCGGGTTTTATTGTTGTCCCACTCTTCGGGCTTTTCGCTCTTGCCCATTTTACCGACTTCATACACGCCATCCGGTTCACGAACCTCAACGCCGGTGACATGCTTATCCAGCAGTTTTTTCACCTGCTCAGCGTAGTCGTCATAATTGACCTGCTCTCCACTTACCTGCATCGCCCACTGGCGAAGGCTGGACATCTGTTTTACGGTTTCTTTATAGAGATTTCGGTCTTGTTCCGTAAAGCTCTTGTCGGTGAAGAAGGTAGCGGACTGCAGTGCCACTTTCAGGCATCCGGCAAAGGCCGTTAACGCCTCGAAGAAATCATCACGGGTTTTCTGATGGATATCGACCATCTCTCCGTCACGTTCTTCCATTTTAGGCACCAGTACCGCACGTAACTGCTCAGTATCATTTTTGTTTTTAACACCGGCAAATATGGCCCACAGCTGGTTATACAGATGCGGCAGGCGCTTGTATTCAGAGCTCATGGCGCTGTACAGCCCGTCAATATCTTTGATATCGTATCCGCCCTGAGTTCGGGAGGCGAGGTCCTGATATTTGCCGATAGTCGTGTCCAGCTCAGCCAGAATACCGCGATAATCAATCAGCAGACCGAACTTTTTTAGTGGATGCAGTCGGTTCACCCGCGCAATCGCCTGGATAAGGTTGTGGGACTTAAGCGGCTTGTCGATATACAGCACGGTATTCTTCGGCTCATCAAACCCGGTGAGCAGTTTATCAACGACTATCAGCAATTTGAGCTTCTCATCGGTATCGAAACCACTGATGACATTACGGGTATACACAGACTCATCCTGCGTGCCGACATTATCCTTCCACCATTTCGTCACTTCCGGCAGTTTGCTTTCATCCACTTCGGTATTCCCTTCCCGGGTATCCGGCGGGCTGATAACTACAGCTGACTCAAACAACCCGGCTTCATCAAGATACTTTTTATATTTGATGGCGGAAATCTTGCTGTCGCAGGCAAGCTGGCCTTTCAGTCCCTCATCAATATTCTTCGAGAAGTGCGTGGCGATATCGAGTGCGATCAGACGGATGCGATCATCTGCACTATAAACCTCACCCTTTCGGGCATATTTACGCTTAAGGTCGGCTCTTTGCGCTTCGCTTAATCCATCGGTAATACGGTCAAACCAGGCATCTATTGCCCGGTCGTTTACCTCAAGATCAGGAATACGTTCCTCATAGAGCAGAGGCGTCACGGCCTGATCTTCTACCGCCCGCTGCATGGTATAAGCGTGGACAATCGGCCCGAATTTATTGGTGGTCTTATCTTCTTTCAGCAATGGCGTACCGGTAAACGCAACAAAGGCGGCGTTCGGCAGAGCCAGTTTCATACGAACATGGTTCTCACCCCCCTGGCTACGGTGTCCTTCATCAATCAGAACGATGATGTCGGGGCTGGTATTGACGCATTCAGGCAATTTTGTCGCTGAGTTAAATTTCTGGATAAGGGTGAAGATAATGCGTTCTTTACCAGAGCCAATCTGCTGTGCCAGCTTCTGGCCAGAGGTCGCCATTGCTTTGGCCTTATCATCCTTCCCGGCAAGTTCGCCACCAGAAGCAAAAGTGCCGCTGAGCTGCCCTTCAAGATCGACACGGTCCGTCACCACCACAATGCGACACTGCTTCAGGCTGTCATGAAGGATCAGCGCCTTACTGAGGAACACCATGGTGTACGATTTACCGGACCCCGTGGTATGCCAGATCACACCACCTTCTCTGCCCCCGTCCGGTCTGCGGGTGCTTATGCGTTCCAACAGCCTTTTAATCCCGAACACCTGCTGATAGCGGGCGACAATTTTCCCGGTCTTTTTATCAAACAGGGTGAAAAAGCGGGTCATCTCCAGCAGACGTTCCGGTGAAAGCAGGCTGATGAGCAGCTTATCCTGCCCGCTGACGGCCAGTTCACCAGCAGCTATTAACTGTTGGTACCAGTCGAGATCGGCTGAAGGACGATGATCAAACAACGCATGAATTTGTTCAGTCGATAACTTATGGTTGCGCAGCGCATACATCTGCGCGTAAGTAATATCTTCTTCGCGCCATGCCGCCCAGAATTTCATTGGTGTATGACAGGTACCATAGCGCCCGTCATGCCCGTTAATCGACAGTAATATCTGGCTGTAGGCAAACAGCTGCGGGATTTCATCGTTGAACTGGTTGCGGATACTCTGGGATATCCCTTCGTCAATAGTTGGCCCTTTCTTGCCATGGCCTGCCGGGCTTTTCGCTTCAATAACAGCCAGCGGGATACCATTAACAAAGCAGACAATATCTGGCCTCCGGGTTTCAACACCACCTGACCGCAATACCGTAAATTCTTCAGTAAAATGGAACTGGTTATTTTCCGGATGTTCCCAGTCGATCAGCGCAATGGTGGGGTTGACCTTCTTGCCATCGACAAACTCCGTGACGGCGATACCGTAGAGCAGATGGTTATACATCCGTTCATTGGCTTTGAGCAGCCCTTCATTCAGCGCCGGAGAACAGACCTGTGATATCAGGTTATCCAGTGCTTTTTCCGATAACTGGCAGGTTTTGCCACCCGCCATAAAGGAACGCTTCGACAGCTCTTCACGCAGAACCGGACGCAGCACCACCTCATCCTGTTTATAGCCCCGGTAATCCATAATCTGTTTCGGAGATAAAAACGCCCAGCCGAGGCTGGTCAGTAACGTCAGTGCCGGAATTTTGGCGCTGTATTCTTCCTGGAATTTAGGTTGGTAGTGCTTATCCACCCGGTAATCCTTCTTGGCTAAGAGGTGAAACTGTATGTCCTTACGGACATGCTCAAAATGAACGAAGACTTATGATGAAAAGAACGGCGAGTCCCGATAAAGGCGATTGTACTTGACCTGTTCTGTTTCGCCCTTGTTTACATTACCAAATTTCTCCTGATGCGTCGTACAGCAGGAACCACAGGATGCACAAATAAATCGTCCTTCTGAACATTTTTCATGCAAATCCCTGGCGTCAATTATTTCGCTGCATTTGTAACCAATACAGTGATTAATGTAATGCCCGATACCAAACTGTTCGCACGAATGACTGGCACATTTAAAGACGGTCAGGCGATACGCGGCCTGGAAAGGTTTTTTCACAAATCCTTTCGACTTTGTATCCCAGACGCTGACTTCCACACGAGCATATTTCATATCTGGAACCATCAGCACCCCACAACTTCGGCAATGCAAGCGGGAATGTAATTCTCTGATACGATTGAAATACCCAGCCAGT encodes the following:
- a CDS encoding type I restriction endonuclease subunit R, which gives rise to MDKHYQPKFQEEYSAKIPALTLLTSLGWAFLSPKQIMDYRGYKQDEVVLRPVLREELSKRSFMAGGKTCQLSEKALDNLISQVCSPALNEGLLKANERMYNHLLYGIAVTEFVDGKKVNPTIALIDWEHPENNQFHFTEEFTVLRSGGVETRRPDIVCFVNGIPLAVIEAKSPAGHGKKGPTIDEGISQSIRNQFNDEIPQLFAYSQILLSINGHDGRYGTCHTPMKFWAAWREEDITYAQMYALRNHKLSTEQIHALFDHRPSADLDWYQQLIAAGELAVSGQDKLLISLLSPERLLEMTRFFTLFDKKTGKIVARYQQVFGIKRLLERISTRRPDGGREGGVIWHTTGSGKSYTMVFLSKALILHDSLKQCRIVVVTDRVDLEGQLSGTFASGGELAGKDDKAKAMATSGQKLAQQIGSGKERIIFTLIQKFNSATKLPECVNTSPDIIVLIDEGHRSQGGENHVRMKLALPNAAFVAFTGTPLLKEDKTTNKFGPIVHAYTMQRAVEDQAVTPLLYEERIPDLEVNDRAIDAWFDRITDGLSEAQRADLKRKYARKGEVYSADDRIRLIALDIATHFSKNIDEGLKGQLACDSKISAIKYKKYLDEAGLFESAVVISPPDTREGNTEVDESKLPEVTKWWKDNVGTQDESVYTRNVISGFDTDEKLKLLIVVDKLLTGFDEPKNTVLYIDKPLKSHNLIQAIARVNRLHPLKKFGLLIDYRGILAELDTTIGKYQDLASRTQGGYDIKDIDGLYSAMSSEYKRLPHLYNQLWAIFAGVKNKNDTEQLRAVLVPKMEERDGEMVDIHQKTRDDFFEALTAFAGCLKVALQSATFFTDKSFTEQDRNLYKETVKQMSSLRQWAMQVSGEQVNYDDYAEQVKKLLDKHVTGVEVREPDGVYEVGKMGKSEKPEEWDNNKTRNETDIIKTRVTKMIEQELRDDPYAQEAFSKLLRMAIEEAEKLFDHPLKQYLLFREFEEQVEARKLSDIPDALAVNKHAQAYYGVFKKELPEVFAVNDVQVQEKWTKLAFEVDSIIVKAVAENSLNPQDIEKAVKTNILPLLFTACREIGAGMIQVNRIVETIIQILRVGLMKS